The following are from one region of the Escherichia sp. E4742 genome:
- a CDS encoding YfaQ family protein, with translation MNWRRVVWLLTLVTLPTFAQETPLQLALRGAQHDQLYQLSSSGVTNVSTLPDTLTTPLGSLWKLYVYAWLEDTHQPEQPYQCRGNSPEEVYCCQAGESITRDTALVRSCGLYFAPQRLHISADVWGPYWQQRQSPAWLASLSTLKPEMSVTVTSLLDSLATLPAQNKAQEVLLDVVLDEAKIGVASMLGSRVRVKTWSWFADDKQEIRQGGFAGWLTDGTPLWVAGGGTSKTVLTRYATVLNQVLPVPTQVASGQCVLVDLFARYPLKKVTEEKSTTAVKPGVLNGRYRVMFANGNHIMLVSHGETSLVIEKGKLKLQSHLDREEYVARVLDREAKSSPPEAAKAMTVAIRTFLQQNADREGDCMTIPDSSATQRVSASPATTGARTMTAWTQDLIYAGDPVHYHGSRAAEGTLSWQQAITQAGRGERYDQILAFAYPDNNLSRWGAPRSTCQILPKAKAWLAKKMPQWRRVLQGETGYNEPDVFAVCRLVSGFPFTDRQQKRLYIRNFFTLQDRLDLTHEYLHLAFDGYPTGLDETYIETLTRQLLMD, from the coding sequence GTGAACTGGCGCAGAGTCGTTTGGCTATTAACGCTGGTTACCCTGCCGACTTTTGCACAGGAGACGCCGTTACAACTGGCGCTGCGGGGCGCGCAGCATGACCAACTGTATCAGTTATCGTCGTCAGGCGTGACAAATGTCTCGACGTTACCTGACACGCTCACCACGCCGTTAGGGAGTTTGTGGAAACTGTATGTTTACGCCTGGCTGGAGGATACCCATCAACCGGAGCAGCCCTACCAGTGTCGCGGCAACTCCCCGGAAGAAGTGTATTGTTGCCAGGCGGGGGAGAGCATAACGCGCGATACCGCGCTGGTACGTTCCTGTGGACTCTATTTTGCGCCGCAGCGGTTGCACATTAGCGCGGATGTATGGGGGCCATACTGGCAACAGCGTCAGTCTCCGGCGTGGTTAGCATCTCTTTCTACGCTGAAACCAGAAATGTCGGTAACGGTTACATCGCTGCTTGATTCATTAGCGACATTACCCGCGCAAAACAAAGCTCAGGAAGTCTTACTGGATGTTGTGCTGGACGAGGCGAAAATCGGTGTTGCGTCTATGCTCGGTAGTCGAGTGCGGGTGAAAACCTGGAGCTGGTTTGCCGATGATAAACAGGAAATCCGCCAGGGTGGTTTTGCCGGATGGTTAACTGATGGCACGCCGCTGTGGGTTGCAGGTGGCGGCACCAGCAAAACGGTACTGACCCGTTATGCGACGGTACTTAATCAGGTTTTGCCTGTGCCGACGCAAGTTGCCAGCGGGCAATGTGTACTGGTGGATCTGTTTGCTCGCTATCCGTTGAAGAAAGTCACTGAGGAAAAGAGCACGACGGCAGTAAAACCTGGAGTGCTCAATGGGCGCTATCGTGTGATGTTCGCCAATGGTAACCACATTATGTTGGTCAGCCACGGAGAGACGTCATTAGTGATCGAAAAGGGCAAACTGAAATTACAGTCGCATCTCGATCGTGAAGAGTATGTTGCCAGAGTTCTGGATCGCGAAGCGAAAAGCTCGCCTCCTGAAGCAGCGAAAGCCATGACCGTGGCGATTCGCACGTTTTTACAGCAAAACGCCGATCGGGAAGGCGATTGCATGACCATCCCGGACAGCAGCGCCACGCAGCGTGTTTCTGCTTCGCCAGCTACCACGGGGGCGCGAACGATGACTGCCTGGACGCAGGATCTCATCTATGCGGGCGATCCGGTTCATTATCACGGCAGCCGTGCTGCCGAAGGCACGCTATCCTGGCAGCAAGCCATCACCCAGGCAGGGCGGGGAGAGCGTTACGACCAGATACTCGCGTTTGCTTATCCCGACAACAACCTTAGCCGCTGGGGAGCTCCACGCTCCACTTGCCAGATTTTGCCAAAAGCGAAAGCCTGGCTGGCGAAAAAAATGCCCCAGTGGCGGCGGGTGTTACAAGGCGAGACGGGTTATAACGAGCCAGACGTGTTTGCGGTCTGCCGTTTAGTCTCGGGTTTTCCCTTTACCGATCGGCAGCAGAAACGGCTATACATTCGCAATTTCTTTACGCTTCAGGATCGGCTTGATTTAACCCATGAGTATCTTCACCTGGCCTTTGATGGTTATCCCACCGGGCTGGATGAGACGTATATCGAAACGCTGACCCGACAATTATTAATGGACTAA
- a CDS encoding YfaP family protein — protein MRKIFLPLLLVALSPVVHGEGVQEVEIDAPLSGWHPADGEDASFSQSINYPASSVNMADDQNISAQIRGKIKNYAAAGKVQQGRLVVNGASMPQRIESDGSFARPYIFTEGSNSVQVISPDGQSRQKMQFYSTPGTGTIRARLRLVLSWDTDNTDLDLHVVTPDGEHAWYGNTVLKNSGALDMDVTTGYGPEIFAMPAPIHGRYQVYINYYGGRSETELTTAQLTLITDEGSVNEKQETFIVPMRNAGELTLVKSFDW, from the coding sequence ATGCGAAAGATTTTTCTTCCGTTGTTACTGGTGGCGCTTTCGCCTGTTGTTCACGGCGAAGGTGTGCAGGAAGTCGAGATTGATGCGCCGCTCTCTGGCTGGCATCCGGCAGATGGCGAAGATGCCAGTTTTTCACAGTCGATCAATTACCCCGCGTCATCTGTCAACATGGCTGATGATCAAAATATCTCTGCGCAAATCCGCGGCAAAATAAAAAATTATGCGGCGGCGGGAAAAGTCCAGCAGGGGCGACTGGTGGTCAATGGCGCCAGTATGCCGCAGAGAATTGAATCCGATGGTTCATTTGCGCGCCCTTATATTTTCACTGAGGGCAGCAATAGCGTGCAGGTTATCAGCCCGGATGGGCAAAGCCGACAAAAAATGCAGTTTTATTCAACGCCGGGTACAGGAACGATTCGTGCGCGTTTACGGCTGGTTCTTTCGTGGGATACGGATAATACCGATCTCGATCTCCATGTCGTTACGCCTGATGGCGAACACGCCTGGTACGGTAACACGGTGCTGAAAAACAGTGGCGCACTGGATATGGATGTCACGACGGGGTACGGACCCGAGATTTTCGCCATGCCAGCGCCGATTCACGGGCGCTATCAGGTGTATATCAACTACTATGGCGGCCGCAGTGAAACGGAATTAACCACGGCCCAACTGACGCTGATCACCGATGAAGGGTCGGTCAATGAGAAACAGGAAACTTTTATTGTGCCG